The window GTTACACGGACggtttgtaacaaaattatatgttgCCAACTTATAAATATCTTGTGGAGAATTCTTTGTCAAGCTACGTGTTTTCTTGTCTTCCAAATATCCATCACTTAAAAATATGGCGTTCAGCATTATCATTTCATCTACTGCTTTTAGTGTGgagtttgtttctttatatgGAGACAGGGTTTGTTTGTCTTTTTTCAAACATTCTTTGCTAACAATATCGGTGCATAGATCACTTACACTTGAGCAACAGGAATGAAAAGATTCATTACTTGAGGGTATTTTGTTTTCATCGAAGCTACTAGAATTGTTCAGGATCTGATTTTCCTGAGGACTACTCTTATTACTCTTATCCGTCTGAGGGAATTCCACTGTAAAATATCTAAGTTCCATAGTTTTATGTTTAGCCAAAGGACGTTTCTTTTTCAAAAGCTCATTTAGCTCTACCTCGTTCAATGGTAAAGACGATATACTAGGAACGTATGGTATGTGAAAATCCTCGTCATCAACCACGAATGCAACTTCTTCCGCGATTGTCGGTAATGTTTGGTGGACTTCTCGGGTTCTATATCCTTTCACAACGGACCTTCGCAAAGACGAACGTTCTCTACGAGGCTCTGGCAGTGTGGTGAATAGATGGTGAGACGGGTTTTCTGTTCCGGCAAAAGCTCGGAGCCACTTCGTTCTGTTCTCTTCCGTAGACTGATCGTCATATTGTGTTTCCCAAACACACATCTGATCGGTCGTATCCTCATCAGATACCAACATAATCTCAGCTTGGGACATATCTTTACCCAAAAAAGCGGATATGGAATTCAAATCGTCATGATCCAAAGGAAGAGACCGTATGCTGGTACTTATCGGaagatttgattcactgccataCTCTTTTAACGCATATTCCCCGTAGCAATCAGGGTCCGTATGCAATTCACGAATGGTATTGCTATCAACATCTTTCAATATGTCTTCAATAATTTTACTTCTCTTAGACATATGTGTCCTTGATTTAGGTAGTATATCTCGAATGTTAGTTTTGTCTTGAGTTGCCACGTGAACCACATATTCAGATGTAGGGATGAATTGTTTAAACGCACAAACCACTTCTTTATCTTCAAGAAAGTCCTTTATTTCTGAATGTTCATGCTCACATGATGAGAGCCTCTGTTTCGCTAATATAATGGAATCTACTGCAGTAAGGTATACAGGAGCTTCTCTAGTAGTTTCACCGAACGGAGTTTTGTTGCTAAATTCTTCTTCCTTTTCTTTAACGCCAGAGACCGCTTCTGGTACCACATCAAATACAGTGTTTGGATTTTTAACTTCAATTggataaaatttattgttatccataaaagaaacttttttgttAGATCTTCCCCTTTTTCCTACGTCTTTATATGAACTATTCGTATTAAATGAATCCGTGGACACACTGGAATTTGACAAGGAGTCACGGTCACTGGTTgatggtaattttattttaagtttttcaaaaactttgtcAAAGTTACAGCCACAGTACAGCTCGTCGTCTACTACTTCATCAGCGGCATCTGAAAttgtttcattaatgttttcaggactagaagtgtttttaactgtatctATGTCTTTGCATTGAGATTGTCTTTCTGGAATGTCACTAACATTAGAAGAGTCTATTTTACTATCTTTTTCTACCTCTAACGGACTATCGCCTTCTAAAGGAATTGTATGATCTgttttcaaccttttctgcagaTTTAACCTCTGTTTCATCACCAGCTTCATCTGGCCATTGGTCGTAAGGTATGGGTTTGGTTATTTTGTTGATTGGAATTTCTTTCTTTTGTTGCCcctaaaattaaatgcaaaaattatttacttattttttactataatatgagaatatttaacttgtttaaaaataacaaaaacgctttctactgtttttatcaatccgtattttaaaatgtataatgtaatggCATATACTCTTGATTAATGGTGCACAAATTGTTTGTATAGtaagaagaattttaaattaacagatGAAATCTTGCTCTATATATCTTTCCACATGATAACCTCACATGATGGATTTGTTTCTCGTGCGTTTGGCTTTCATAATGCTCCGATAATAATACTGTTGTTTTAGGACAATTCGCATCCAGACGTTTTACTAATTTCACGGTTTAATATATGGTTTTGTTAGCTAAACTAATTCGTTCTGTGAGGCTGTTAGATTAACAGATGTTTTCAAATTGAGCATAACTAATGGCAGTAAAGTTAcatcaaagattttaattaacagtatttttagttgttaaaattatAGCTTTCAGTGAACATTTTCAATTCATAATTACTGAAAGACATAAAGGCATAAACGTCAGAAATATTCATAAGAATTGAAGTATTTCTCACATGCAAGGGataaattttgaagtttgttAAGAAGGTATTTGAAACTATTCCCATCACCACTTATGATACAGCAATGATTTTATTCTCCTGAACAACTTCACTGcttaattttgtatgcaaccaAGATTGTTTAAACTAGTGATAATCCATTGTTATATGACTTACATTTGTATTCCCAGTTGTACTATAATCTATAGGTTGAGAATTattctcaactggtttattttcttGTACTTTTTCATCAGAGTCTTTCGGTGATTCCTTTATGTCAGAAACCTggaacataatacattttatatttttcttttagccTCATGTGTATATACTGCCTAACATTACTGTGCACGTAAATAACccacagtaaaaattaaaacccaaatacATTTTTAGAGCGTTTGCCTAACtatctataaacatttaaaataaaattcccttaATAAAATGGTTTAGGCCCTTAatcatatgtaattaataaagagTGAAATTGACAATAATAGGCCTGTCAATCTATTATTAGCTGTTAAAAACAACGATACCGTAATTCTTCTAAATAgagtacttataatatataataaatgcacTTATTATTTAGTATGATGgagttgtataaaataactaaattaattgtaaacaggcGTACATCGGGTACATATTGTTTTCGTGACCATGCCTAATACTGTAGTAGCTGAGTTCATTATGCTGCACTTGTAGAAGGATTTCtggtttaaaactaattatattccTTCGCCACAGCTCAGTCTTTAATTTTGCCCtgatagaaaaatacaaattcatagGTATTAGAAATCCAGATTGATCAACTCAAATCCTTGTCAAGATCTTCCCGTTGAAGGTAGTTCCAATATCATGGTAGACTTCGCCTTGTTGTCTTGGCaaggaaaaaaatatgaacacacTTAGGTCTAAGACGCCTACTTTAGTTAAAACGTATCAGTGTCTGATCGTACAAGATCCCTCATGGAAACGCAGTTGAGTTTTCCTCATTGCGTGGTTAAAAACAAAGTAATGACGTTGATTCGTAAACCTATTTTGGTAAAAAGcgaatacttaaaatatatttttgatctaAGGTATTTACAGTGCTACAGTTCAGTTTGTCTTGTTGACTAGtataaggaataataaatatatacaaaggaCTAAAAAGTATATTAAGTACTGGGAGAAAATCCTACCTACATCCTGTAAGAGGGTTACAATCTAATTAGGTTCATGCAACTACCAAAAAAAATCGTTATAAGGATTTACCCTGTAACATATTGTTTGATTTTGGACTGTAGTCTGGAAATAATGGATAGGTAAGGCGTATTTATGTTCTGTTTTTCAATAAGCTCCTATTTAAATTTCATAGCATAGTGTCAAAAAGGTCCACAAGTTTGGAGTATCATACAAACTATTGTGGTAATATTGTGGTATGTTCTGTATTGGTATACCATAATACAGTCAACTTTGTCTGTTAATGTTGGTTTTATGACAATGTTTCAATAATACTTatgaaacaattttctatttcCTATTTAAGGTATACTGATATTtcagcttttttaaaattatttaaaactctcTAAAGTTGTTTACTgcagttacattttatttttaaacattaatactaCTATGTTTTCAAAATTCCGGAATACACACGCTAAGATTTCTTATAAACCttattcagattaaaaaaaaaaaaatattttacaaagggAATTGGCCGAATCGGTACAACCATTCTTCTGATAATCCCAACAATTCTTCATACAAGGTCTTAATATGTACTAATATTTGCTTATTATATTTACTACTTACATTTTTACTTCCAGATTTACTTGGTGTGGTTTTTTGTTTGGTTGTTGGTTTGTCAAGCGGAACATCTTTCTCTGGagttttatttacttgaaaaggctgtaaaaaatgttagtttaacACAGTGCAACAGGTTCAACATTAATGTAGACCAAAATATCattagttaaatgtttaaatttttaaacccatgATGTTGGTTCGaacgtttaaatttgttaaataaaatagtgtttaaacgttatgattagaatatttttaccattaaataagctatatatattttttaaatcttttattcaaTGGCTCTTTCTAGAGAATTTACCTAGGTATAACGAAAAACTGCGTTGAGAGATTTATGCCTTACATCGAGAATAATAGTTTTTGGAATTTATTCTCTTGCACTGTTTTCATTCATACTatctacaataaaatacaaacattattaataatagcatgatatacaatttatatacattcATCGCAtatcttaaaaactttttaacttcataaattgtgttcaaatgaaatattaaatttaaaagaaatgttaagagagaataatttactgtatataagGCAAGTTATGAATTATTCCTGATGTTCTAAGTAgttcaatattaatgtaaaatttggcTGGGCTTAAAAATATCCAACATAGCCTATAGAAGTACAAATCTTTTTAAAGATACTACTTATGTGACTTTCTTTTAATGGTGTTCATGCTTAGAAAGGTACACATTGATATAACTGGTCTATATACGAATGattctcataaaaaataaaaacgaaatattggtaaactctttaaaACTTGTCTCTTTCAACTCTTCAATATTAACGGgaaattataaaactaactaGAAAAAAAACcacgcacatacacacacaaacactatatatatatatatatatatatgtgtgtgtgtgtgtgtgtgtgtgtgtgtgtgtgtgtgtgtgtgtgtggtgtgtgtgtgtgtgtgtgtgtgtgtgtgtgtgtgtgtgtgtgtgtgtgtgtgtgtgtgtgtgtgtgtgtgtgtgtgtgtgtgtgtgtgtgtgtgtgtgtgttataatattgaaaatccGTGAAGGCTGCAATAGGCTTATTGGTATTagtgataatttttaacttttaaattataaatgcttattgtttttaatatagttaaaacttACAAGAGAGTACTTCAGGACGATGGGATTGCCCTCCGCCTCTGCATGAACATGGGGGTATTCACGGGAACAGCAAGGCTGTTCATTTTCACGTGCTTTACCGTTTTTCATAACTACCTTTAAATTCCTTCCTGATTTTAATTCATCCACTAGTCTTCCTTGGCAGTCAATCAGTTTTTCCTTTACACACAAGACGCACATATCCTCGTCTACCTTACTTCCTTTTACGTTCTTTTTGAATAGTTGTATTATTATATGTGTTAAGTTTGTAAactcaaatttcaaaagtttgagATCACTGATGGGGATATTAAAGTGTCTGTATTTCTTGTCATCAGTCAAGTTCTTACTCTTCACGTAACAAATTTGAACAAGAGTGTCCCCAATGCACTTCTGTAACATGATTAGAATGCATTTGAGATTATGGTCAACGGCGTCTTTCTCAACGTTAACATCCTTTTCACGTGATGGTTGTTCGTCATATGAGGAACcttttttcaaattacttttatcCCCCTCACCAAACCCGTCATCTAAGCCGATCTCCTTACTATCCAGCAGGTCGGTTTGTTCTTTTTCGATGACGCCATCGACTAGTATTTCTATAATTTTGATGGACTGCAATATCTTCTTATAGCCCTCTCGTCCCAAGGTACATGATTCACAGCCTTCCACCCCCACCTCGTAAGCCTCTCCACTCCTAATAACAAGTGGAATTGATGACGTCACCCTTCTCACCTTCTTAGCAACGTACTTAATGTCTTTTATTCTTTTACCGTCATGGTTGCATTTATCTGAATTTCCACGTAGTGTGTACTCTTGTGCTGATTTCATCTTGGAATGTGCAGTGCGCTGGCCTTGGTCACCGGAAGGATAGCGCTCCTGAGATCTCCACCTAATTTTGTGCATAATCGAGGAGCAGAAGTTCTCTGAACTTGGTTTACGGCCTGTGTTTACTGGCTGAAACATAAGTTATTACAGGTTAATCAGAGAGCAAGTGTGATAAAACTAAAGAAACGTTTGATGGAATCAGAGACTCGTAGTGTAGCTAAGTCAGATGATCTGGAAGTTATACTTATGGATAGCTGATTTCATACGTCATATGGAATATTCAAAATAACCAGTTTCACTATCACGTCAATAATTGTTTTCGTAAAATAAACGTGCACCTTTTTGAGGTAAACGAATTATCTGCAGTAAAACAGTTACCTACAAACAAGAATGCAAATTCCACATTCATCGGAAGATAGTTGCCCAGGCATTAGAGTTGTCCGCCACATATTATGTGGGATTCCTTTTGTCCAtttgaaaatagtgttttgtgaAACAGATTTAcgtacattatattataaatgttcaaaacacATTAGATGACTaagtgtataaatttaaagatctAATTTCATAGTACCCATTTTTTTACACacaagtatgttttttttttattccataataGATTTTACAGGAAATGTATTGGAAACGTCAAATTTTGAGAGCTAAAGTTTTCCATACACTACCACGAAATTCACTTTCATACATACATTGTTTGCCGTCACACtttctcactcattcgaattgtccAACTCTGGTTTATAATATGATGaaggtttatattattactaacaataaagGAAAGAGGTCTTGTATACCTAACCCTGAAGAAAATGTAGCAGGCTACATAATACAATATTAGCAAGCGTTTAGAGATATTTAAGAAgtagttttttccaaaatttaacttattttctgtTTCTGACGTATCTTAGAAAAAGAAAACGACGATATAccgggtgacaattaagtctggaacctcttttttaatttttgaaccacaatagaaagaaataccaaagttcacacgcgcttactggtgatagtaacgcacacatctgcccaattaccgatcggataatccctttgggggacggtccacaaggagtcagacaaaattcttaaatagcagcataggtcaagtttggtatcaaattaaaggtcttacttagcagagtacagtGCAGCAAACcagacttcaaaaggtggattcattcagtagttatagctatttgaattttaaaacaatttaacaatgtaaattattaagtattacaagtaaacaccaatttttaagtacctgtgatcaaagtaagtgttcaaaatgttcccctcccatcgtctggcggttgtaaaagccatccactgcattttgaaggtagtcacgaggaatatcttgagcttcttggactatgagatttcttaggtgcgccaaatctcgaggcttagtacgataaactttatctttgaggtatccttTATCTATGAGATTAATTATACAAAAGCGTCGATCTTGATAAGCATCAAACCATATATTTACTAAGTATAAGAGGTTTGGATCTGATTTGGGCATTAagcttagaaaatatttatagacatataACTTGGCTCTCACTTTCATTGccttatatagattttttatctGATAGGAAATGCTAATGCATCGTCCGTAAAATTCGCTGATGTGTGGGACTTGTAGCCTTGGCCATAATTCACAATGGGATCGTATTTAGAATTACTTCAAGACGGTAGATAAGTAAGACAAGAGAGGGCTTCTACAGCGGACATCGATTGGGAAACACATGGGTGttacttaatttctttacattttttggTTTTCGGAAACACTTTACCTACGAAAATATACTATTCCAAGTCTATCTTTCAAAGACCATTTCCTGAGGCAagtatgtgtgagtgtgtgtgtgtgtgtgcgcgcgcacgCGCGCGTGTTCATGGTATGAGTTCAcctatagaaataaaagtttagttttttcccTACTAACTGCAAAATACGAAAGTGTGGTTGGCGTTGTCATACTCCGCATCCAGATAGAGACATGCCTAGCTTTTAAAATTAcccatcttaaaaaaaaatacgcTCGTAACTGGCCATAACCAGTAGGGAACTTTTTCAGGTCTAAAGATTCGTCCCCATGTTGTCGCTCCACCCATTCTCCCGGGTATCTTTTATCTTCTTATGTTTTTAAAGGACATGTTCAGAGTTTTTTTGCCAAGAACAAACAGAAAAGGTCCTCATACCAggaaggttttatttatattttcagggCATAAGCTCAACCGCTGTGTGATACAACATTGTTCTAATGCCTTACAGTCGTTTGGCATTTGAACCGATtcccaaaacaaaacaaaggccTCGATCTCTTCCTTCTGACCTTCCGCAGTCTACCTGAATGTGGCTGGAATTCAATGACTAGAAGCACTACATCACATCTACCGTAACCTCAAAAGAATCCTGCAAATGACCCAACCGACTTTTACCCAGTCCGGTACCCAAAGTCTGCTGGCCGTATGCTCCATAATATTCACTAGAGCCAGTCTATGTTCCCACCTATAGGACCTGGTTACGTTGACTTACAGACTCCCGCTTTTTTCCCAGATTGCTGCTTTGACCCCTTCAACCGTAGAGATTGCCGAGGTCTGTTATTTCCAAGGCCATCAATCCATAGGTTTGATCTCCCAGAAGGTTCCACCTCGATCGCATCCTTCATTGCAGCATTAAAAAAACCTGGTTTAACCGCCGAGTTCAAACAAGCCGCCATTACATTTTTCTGCCTGATTGCTCGAACCTGATATATCAATCCTGACGGTAACTATTCATACTAAAACCACCTCCGTACAGAATGCTTTGGGACTATTTTCCTTGCATGTGTCGTCCTGAGCGGCATAGCTGCAAGCAGTCTTCCTGCAGATTTCTCCCCTTTAGAAGCCCATTTCTCATTTCATCGCCCTTCCTCCAGACAGCCGAAGTAAACTTCCATGAACTCTCCATTGTGAGGTCACGGACTTTCTCCTGCCTCAACGTCGAGGGTATCTGAATTCCTTAAGGTGTTAAAAGCGTTCCTACAAATCTTCGTGTTGGTGGCGTGTTTGGATAAGGCCGGCGTCGTGGCTATGAATACAACCTCCCTACTTTCTTGAGTAGtcttcgcaaaagttttgagcaAGCCAGGTTCCTCAGAAAGTTTCCTCTTCTAGGTTcctatattaaatacaaatttgactgCCAGACTGCACGCAATTTCCTTAATACTCTTCACTATCAGATCGAGGTGTTCCTCCACGTCCCAATCAGTGTCGCCGAAGTAATGTCGCAATACCTGATAAAGGACCCATGTACGCCACATCACGCGTTGTAACAAAAGGCTTCGCCGAGGCTGCAAGCTAAATTTATACTACAGACCCCCGCCCCCTTTTTGGATCCTGGCCTCCGCCGAAGCGATTTACTGGCAGAACGAAATCCGCCGACGTTGGGCACATAGAAACACATTAAGAAGACCATGTGAATTTCTAGTGGGCCAAAGGTAGGCCATGTTTACGGTGAAGTACACATTCTGGGATCTTATTtggaaaggaaataaaataatattccgaGCAAGGAGAATGTCACAAGTAGGACAAAGTGGCGACATACTCAGCTAGGGTAACCCCGTGGTCGCGATATGAGCCCTTTGGGGAGACATATCTAGATATAAGTAAATTTCATCAATCACAATCTTCAGACCCGATTCCACTTTTATATTTCAAGGTTCTAAGTGGTAGATATATGTTTCATAGACTTccctttaatatttcaaatacagtCCAAACGATACTTTTTGCCATGTCCCAACAGAAATAATAGAGTTCGGAACTTTGGATTTGGGGGTatgtaaatttgatatttttagactTTAACGTTTTGTCATTTATCCACAAAGTATCGAATGCAATTACCAGTTACAATGTATAAACCTGGGGAGTATCGACTATTGttccaacaataaattatcagagaaacgTACAAGAGGGATTGcaaaaattaatggaaaaaaataattttttcataacagATATAATGGATTACAtcctaaaaaaacaaacaaacaaatgtataCTATACATAACAAGAATTAACTGTACTGTGACACCTTTCACAAACATATACCTAAATAGAGTATATTGTAATCCGTCGTCGTTGTATCGCCGGAATTTTTATTCCGATACAAAAAATCGTACTTCCGAGAAAGCAGAGTTTACGCTAAAATCAGTTATAGTGCTTTAGAGAATACTGATGGCTAATATTAGACTGCATAACAAGATTTGTCAACATAAGTGGTCTTATAgacaattttgttataatgttaGTAGCCTGAATCATACACAAGgtgaaaatttaatgttaaaacaaatttttaatacacatgACACTAAATAAggataataaattcaatattttctgtacatGAAAAACATTTGTGTAACGTAAATTCACACGTAATAgcgttagttttatttaatttttatgatattaaaaaaataaaccggAACTTAAAgcactgtacatttttatttggaaagcGGAGCTGAACGAGCTACAAAATGGCGCGTTAACTCGCCAACGAGTAACTTAAATTTTCCTCTATTACATATTTTCAGATGAGAATGCGGGTTCGAGGAATAAGAATTTAGTGAAGGGATTAAAACTACTTGGAGGACTCAATAGATTAGTTTTTCACGTTCATCACGATCATTTCCGTTTAGTAAAGGCAGGTATTGCGGCTAATAGCGTGGCAGCCATCAATCTGGAGAGAACTAAAGATTAAGACGACATTAATATGCTAAACTTTCTCTTACATCTCTCGACCAGCTTCAAATAATTTGTCAGTCAGCACCAAATCTAAAGAGCAGATGTGAAATAGACATAACTAATCCATGTATTCCTGGTCTGGGGAATCAACAGCTGTGTTCACCTCCGTAGACTAGGGAATAAAGTGTTAACTAAGAGGGCAGAGGTTCGAATCCTGGCAAGGTtcaaacaaaagtataaattggACGCAGTTTACTTCAAGGCCGGCATAGCTAAtcttatttaaatagaaataaaacaccGAAAACTTAAATTGTGCAGTGTTCAAATCTCAAAAATGCTTAAGAAACtaagttaaaattgttgttatatttgGAGTGCTTACTTATAATTCGTAATA is drawn from Homalodisca vitripennis isolate AUS2020 unplaced genomic scaffold, UT_GWSS_2.1 ScUCBcl_103;HRSCAF=1139, whole genome shotgun sequence and contains these coding sequences:
- the LOC124370391 gene encoding uncharacterized protein LOC124370391; the protein is MYRQPVNTGRKPSSENFCSSIMHKIRWRSQERYPSGDQGQRTAHSKMKSAQEYTLRGNSDKCNHDGKRIKDIKYVAKKVRRVTSSIPLVIRSGEAYEVGVEGCESCTLGREGYKKILQSIKIIEILVDGVIEKEQTDLLDSKEIGLDDGFGEGDKSNLKKGSSYDEQPSREKDVNVEKDAVDHNLKCILIMLQKCIGDTLVQICYVKSKNLTDDKKYRHFNIPISDLKLLKFEFTNLTHIIIQLFKKNVKGSKVDEDMCVLCVKEKLIDCQGRLVDELKSGRNLKVVMKNGKARENEQPCCSREYPHVHAEAEGNPIVLKYSLPFQVNKTPEKDVPLDKPTTKQKTTPSKSGSKNVSDIKESPKDSDEKVQENKPVENNSQPIDYSTTGNTNGQQKKEIPINKITKPIPYDQWPDEAGDETEVKSAEKVENRSYNSFRRR